In Arsenicicoccus dermatophilus, a genomic segment contains:
- a CDS encoding PucR family transcriptional regulator, producing the protein MTALRHTPSAQTRHRVEAAAGALATAAISRIESQHGWYRALSADERSWVGLVAQAGIGSFLAWLRDPGSAPVVTVDVFGNAPRELTRSVSLGQTLDLVRSVVDVVEEQVDELAAPGDDGALREVALRFSREVAFAAAQVYAAAAEERGAWDARLESLVVDAVVRGEADNSLRSRATALGWGSLEHVTVVVGRTPHQDTARAVDALRRAASRLGVSALSAIQGRQLVVVLGGTRDAVGTTRQLLDHFGEGAVVIGPTVPHLFAAGRSARAALSGLVAAPARPDAPRPVEAHDLLPERSLAGDPQARRTLVEQVHRPLVDAGGDLLLTAETYLALVSLEGTARALFVHPNTVRYRLGRVAQVTGLDLTVPREAHTARLGLALGRLASLPSQTWR; encoded by the coding sequence ATGACCGCGCTTCGGCATACCCCCTCGGCGCAGACCCGGCACCGGGTGGAGGCCGCCGCCGGGGCCCTGGCCACGGCAGCGATCTCCCGCATCGAGTCCCAGCACGGGTGGTATCGCGCCCTGTCCGCCGACGAGCGCAGCTGGGTCGGTCTGGTGGCGCAGGCCGGCATCGGCAGCTTCCTGGCGTGGTTGCGCGACCCTGGGTCGGCGCCCGTGGTGACGGTGGACGTCTTCGGCAACGCCCCGCGCGAGCTCACCCGGTCCGTGTCCCTCGGGCAGACCTTGGACCTGGTCCGCAGCGTCGTCGACGTGGTCGAGGAGCAGGTCGACGAGCTGGCCGCCCCGGGGGACGACGGCGCGCTGCGGGAGGTGGCGCTGCGGTTCAGCCGCGAGGTGGCCTTCGCCGCCGCCCAGGTGTATGCCGCCGCCGCCGAGGAGCGCGGCGCCTGGGACGCGCGGCTGGAGTCGCTGGTCGTGGACGCGGTGGTGCGCGGCGAGGCCGACAACTCGCTCCGGTCCCGGGCGACGGCGCTCGGGTGGGGCTCGCTGGAGCACGTCACCGTGGTCGTCGGCCGGACGCCGCACCAGGACACCGCCCGGGCGGTGGATGCCTTGCGCCGCGCCGCTTCTCGGCTCGGGGTGTCGGCGCTCAGCGCGATCCAGGGGCGTCAGCTCGTCGTCGTGCTGGGCGGCACGCGGGACGCGGTCGGCACCACCCGTCAGCTGCTGGACCACTTCGGCGAGGGCGCCGTGGTCATCGGGCCCACCGTGCCGCACCTGTTCGCCGCGGGCCGCTCGGCCCGCGCGGCGCTGTCCGGGCTGGTGGCGGCCCCCGCCCGGCCCGACGCCCCGCGCCCCGTGGAGGCCCACGACCTGCTGCCCGAGCGGTCCCTCGCCGGGGACCCTCAGGCCCGCCGGACCCTCGTCGAGCAGGTGCACCGGCCCCTCGTGGACGCCGGTGGCGACCTGCTGCTCACGGCGGAGACCTATCTGGCGCTCGTGAGCCTGGAGGGGACGGCGCGGGCGTTGTTCGTCCACCCCAACACCGTGCGCTATCGCCTGGGCCGGGTCGCCCAGGTCACCGGGCTGGACCTGACCGTCCCGCGCGAGGCGCACACGGCGCGGCTCGGCCTGGCGCTCGGACGGCTCGCGAGCCTCCCCTCCCAGACCTGGCGCTGA
- a CDS encoding ACP S-malonyltransferase, giving the protein MLAIVCPGQGAQTPGFLAPWLELPACADRLGALGEVAGLDLVTHGTTSPMDTIKDTAVAQPLLVAAGLVTYAALLDDVGAAARPDLLGGHSVGEVTAAAAAGVLTDEAAMGLVRERGLGMARAAAATPTGMSAVLGGDPAEVLDAIQRHGLTPANVNGAGQTVAAGTLDQLRALQEQPPARARVVPLPVAGAFHTEHMAPALAPLDEVAATLTPHDAAIPLVSNRDGEVLVDGGEVVRRIVTQVVSPVRWDLCLQTMLDRGVTALVEVCPGGTLTGLAKRAMRGVELCALRTPEDLESARRLLTEHAGAPAQVVA; this is encoded by the coding sequence GTGCTTGCGATCGTCTGCCCCGGACAGGGCGCCCAGACCCCCGGTTTCCTCGCCCCCTGGCTCGAGCTGCCCGCCTGCGCCGACCGCCTCGGTGCGCTCGGCGAGGTCGCGGGCCTGGACCTGGTGACCCACGGGACCACGTCACCGATGGACACCATCAAGGACACCGCCGTCGCCCAGCCCCTGCTCGTGGCCGCCGGACTGGTGACCTACGCCGCGCTCCTCGACGACGTGGGTGCCGCCGCCCGCCCGGACCTGCTCGGTGGTCACTCGGTCGGCGAGGTGACGGCGGCCGCGGCAGCCGGGGTGCTCACCGACGAGGCCGCGATGGGCCTGGTCCGCGAGCGGGGTCTCGGGATGGCCCGGGCCGCCGCCGCGACCCCGACCGGCATGAGCGCCGTGCTGGGTGGTGACCCCGCGGAGGTCCTCGACGCCATCCAGCGGCACGGCCTGACCCCCGCCAACGTCAACGGCGCCGGGCAGACCGTCGCCGCCGGCACCCTCGACCAGCTGCGGGCCCTGCAGGAGCAGCCTCCTGCCCGGGCGCGGGTCGTCCCGCTGCCGGTCGCCGGGGCCTTCCACACCGAGCACATGGCCCCGGCCCTCGCGCCGCTCGACGAGGTCGCCGCGACGCTGACCCCGCACGACGCGGCGATCCCCCTCGTCTCCAACCGGGACGGGGAGGTGCTCGTGGACGGCGGCGAGGTGGTGCGCCGGATCGTCACCCAGGTCGTCAGCCCGGTGCGCTGGGACCTGTGCCTGCAGACGATGCTCGACCGCGGCGTCACCGCCCTGGTCGAGGTCTGCCCCGGCGGCACCCTCACCGGTCTGGCCAAGCGCGCCATGCGGGGCGTGGAGCTGTGCGCCCTGCGCACCCCCGAGGACCTCGAGTCCGCCCGCCGCCTCCTCACCGAGCACGCCGGTGCCCCCGCGCAGGTCGTCGCATGA
- a CDS encoding beta-ketoacyl-ACP synthase III: MSRPTLRERTGAPHARLWGLGSYRPERVVTNAEVCEWIESSDEWIRSRSGVVERRFARPDETLIDMSCAAAEDALAKAGVRPDQLGAVLVATVTHPFQTPSAATAVAHRIGAEPAAAMDLAAACAGYCHGISLAADMIRSGSAEFVLVIGAEKLSDFLDIHDRGTAFIFGDGAGAAVVGPSDVPGIGPVAWGSKGESWDVIRNKYSWTELREHARLGAIDEQHPADAMPWSYLTMAGQSVFRWAVYAMAPVCREALAAAGIQADDLDAFVPHQANLRIVDALVKQLRLPAHVPVADDIRHQGNTSSASVPLAMDRMLTDGTAPHGGLALQIGFGAGLVYAAQVVVLP, from the coding sequence ATGAGCCGTCCGACGCTGCGGGAGCGCACGGGCGCCCCGCACGCCCGGCTGTGGGGCCTCGGGAGCTACCGCCCCGAGCGGGTCGTCACCAACGCCGAGGTCTGCGAGTGGATCGAGTCGAGCGACGAGTGGATCCGCTCGCGGTCGGGGGTCGTCGAGCGGCGCTTCGCCCGACCCGACGAGACCCTGATCGACATGTCCTGCGCCGCGGCCGAGGACGCCCTCGCCAAGGCCGGGGTACGGCCGGACCAGCTGGGCGCCGTGCTGGTCGCCACGGTGACCCACCCCTTCCAGACGCCGAGCGCGGCCACCGCCGTCGCCCACCGCATCGGGGCCGAGCCGGCCGCCGCGATGGACCTGGCCGCGGCGTGCGCGGGCTACTGCCACGGGATCTCGCTGGCCGCCGACATGATCCGGTCCGGATCCGCCGAGTTCGTCCTCGTGATCGGGGCGGAGAAGCTCTCGGACTTCCTGGACATCCACGACCGCGGCACGGCCTTCATCTTCGGCGACGGCGCGGGCGCGGCCGTCGTCGGTCCCTCGGACGTCCCGGGCATCGGTCCGGTGGCCTGGGGCTCCAAGGGCGAGTCCTGGGACGTCATCCGCAACAAGTACTCCTGGACCGAGCTGCGCGAGCACGCCCGGCTCGGGGCCATCGACGAGCAGCACCCCGCCGACGCCATGCCCTGGTCCTACCTCACGATGGCCGGGCAGAGCGTGTTCCGGTGGGCGGTCTACGCCATGGCCCCGGTATGCCGAGAAGCCCTGGCCGCCGCGGGGATCCAGGCCGATGACCTGGACGCCTTCGTCCCGCACCAGGCCAACCTGCGGATCGTCGACGCCCTCGTCAAGCAGCTGCGCCTGCCGGCCCACGTCCCCGTCGCCGACGACATCCGCCACCAGGGCAACACCAGCTCGGCCTCCGTGCCCCTGGCCATGGACCGGATGCTCACCGACGGCACCGCGCCCCACGGCGGCCTGGCCCTGCAGATCGGCTTCGGCGCCGGCCTGGTCTACGCCGCCCAGGTGGTCGTCCTCCCCTAG
- a CDS encoding acyl carrier protein, with the protein MANENEIREGLAEIVNEETGIDAGEVQMDKSFTEDLDIDSLSMMTIVVQAEERFGVRIPDDEVKNLKTVRDAVTFIAGAQG; encoded by the coding sequence ATGGCGAACGAGAACGAGATCCGCGAGGGCCTGGCCGAGATCGTCAACGAGGAGACGGGCATCGACGCCGGCGAGGTCCAGATGGACAAGTCCTTCACCGAGGACCTGGACATCGACTCCCTGTCGATGATGACGATCGTCGTGCAGGCCGAGGAGCGCTTCGGCGTCCGCATCCCCGACGACGAGGTCAAGAACCTCAAGACCGTCCGCGACGCCGTCACCTTCATCGCCGGCGCGCAGGGCTGA
- a CDS encoding beta-ketoacyl-[acyl-carrier-protein] synthase family protein — protein sequence MTTPNPRRVVITGLGATTPLGGTVADTWEAVLAGRSGARTMPFDWVEEYDLPVRFAATLAVPTADVLTKVEFKRLDPSAQAALVAAREAWADAGAPDVEPERFASVVGSGIGGVWTLLDQWDNLREKGPRRVYPLSVPMLMPNSPAATVSLELGARLGAHTPVSACASGAEAMAVGLEMIRWGRADVVVCGGTEAAVHPLPIAGFAAMQALSTRNDDPTRASRPYDKARDGFLLAEGAGLFVLEAEEHARARGARVHAELAGAGCSADAHHIAAPEPEGAGASRAMVEAVASAGLTGSDLCHVNAHATSTPVGDLAESRAIRRAFADATDGMCVSATKSMTGHLLGAAGALEAILTVLSIRDRVAPATINVDDFDEAVRLDVVRGEHRTLPDGQIAALNNSFGFGGHNVALVLRSA from the coding sequence ATGACCACCCCCAACCCCCGCCGCGTCGTCATCACCGGCCTCGGCGCCACGACCCCCCTGGGCGGCACCGTCGCCGACACCTGGGAGGCGGTCCTCGCGGGACGCTCGGGCGCCCGCACCATGCCCTTCGACTGGGTGGAGGAGTACGACCTGCCGGTGCGCTTCGCCGCGACGCTGGCCGTGCCGACCGCTGACGTGCTCACCAAGGTCGAGTTCAAGCGCCTGGACCCCTCCGCGCAGGCCGCCCTCGTCGCCGCCCGTGAGGCCTGGGCCGACGCGGGCGCGCCCGATGTCGAGCCGGAGCGCTTCGCGAGCGTCGTCGGCTCCGGCATCGGCGGCGTGTGGACCCTGCTCGACCAGTGGGACAACCTGCGCGAGAAGGGCCCCCGCCGGGTCTACCCGCTGTCGGTGCCGATGCTCATGCCCAACTCTCCCGCCGCCACGGTCTCCCTGGAGCTGGGGGCCCGGCTGGGTGCCCACACCCCGGTCAGCGCCTGCGCCTCCGGCGCCGAGGCCATGGCGGTGGGGCTGGAGATGATCCGCTGGGGTCGCGCCGACGTCGTCGTCTGCGGCGGCACCGAGGCCGCCGTGCACCCGCTGCCGATCGCCGGCTTCGCCGCCATGCAGGCGCTGTCCACGCGCAACGACGACCCGACGCGGGCGTCCCGGCCCTACGACAAGGCCCGGGACGGCTTCCTGCTCGCCGAGGGTGCCGGGCTGTTCGTGCTCGAGGCCGAGGAGCACGCCCGTGCGCGTGGCGCGCGGGTGCACGCCGAGCTGGCGGGCGCGGGCTGCTCCGCGGACGCCCACCACATCGCGGCCCCCGAGCCGGAGGGCGCCGGTGCCTCGCGGGCGATGGTCGAGGCGGTCGCGTCCGCCGGGCTGACGGGCAGCGACCTGTGCCACGTCAACGCGCACGCCACCTCCACCCCGGTCGGTGACCTGGCAGAGTCACGCGCCATCCGTCGCGCCTTCGCCGACGCCACGGACGGCATGTGCGTCTCGGCGACCAAGTCGATGACGGGGCACCTGCTCGGGGCCGCCGGTGCCCTGGAGGCGATCCTGACCGTCCTGTCCATCCGCGACCGCGTCGCCCCGGCCACCATCAACGTCGACGACTTCGACGAGGCGGTCCGGCTGGACGTCGTCCGGGGCGAGCACCGCACCCTGCCGGACGGGCAGATCGCCGCCCTCAACAACTCCTTCGGCTTCGGCGGCCACAACGTCGCGCTGGTGCTGCGGTCGGCCTGA
- a CDS encoding DUF3145 domain-containing protein yields MSRATALQRGGDVAAHTRGVVFVHSASTASCPHVEWALQGVLGTPVSLDWTIQPAERRLMRAEVNWIGPAGTGAALASALRGWESLRYEITEEPSPGCDGSRWSHTPELGLHHTWISASGDAVVNEDRLRHAVAQAQGDPRAFAEIMDQLLGEPWDRELEDYREGGEGAPVRWLHKVG; encoded by the coding sequence ATGTCTCGTGCAACCGCACTGCAGCGTGGTGGCGACGTCGCCGCCCACACCAGGGGTGTTGTGTTCGTCCACAGCGCCTCCACCGCGTCATGCCCGCACGTCGAGTGGGCTCTCCAGGGTGTCCTCGGCACCCCGGTCTCGCTCGACTGGACGATCCAGCCTGCCGAGCGCCGCCTGATGCGCGCGGAGGTCAACTGGATCGGACCCGCCGGCACGGGCGCCGCTCTGGCGAGCGCGCTTCGTGGCTGGGAGTCCTTGCGCTACGAGATCACCGAGGAGCCCAGCCCCGGCTGCGACGGCTCCCGCTGGTCGCACACCCCCGAGCTCGGTCTGCACCACACGTGGATCTCCGCGAGCGGCGACGCGGTGGTCAACGAGGACCGGCTGCGGCACGCCGTCGCGCAGGCCCAGGGCGACCCACGGGCCTTCGCCGAGATCATGGACCAGCTGCTCGGCGAGCCCTGGGACCGGGAGCTGGAGGACTACCGCGAGGGTGGCGAGGGCGCTCCGGTGCGCTGGTTGCACAAGGTGGGCTGA
- a CDS encoding DUF1501 domain-containing protein: protein MTRPDPFSPLLHEDLVTPMHHHDESRNHLLVRTPDGPRVMSPQAAAAHVARVRPEPDADEIADRCGWRGPVRRRTVLQGAALGVGALLAESAAPRYAFGATATSRDLLVVIFMRGGADGLSLVPPLTDAQYLANRPGIGIRPEAALPLDARYGLNPAMPKAKAMYDAGQLAVVVGAGNPAVTRSHFEDMNAMEWAAPANMRSGWLARHLATTGGLQGTVRAITRGSQVAMSLSSPDFETTAIAQLASFGLHPTYSTDGVTVPRITSIIDGFYRRAGGEAAATAAATLASVARLSDLRSAAANRPKAPDGYSSPFFDGMRDIAAVARSGRGLEVACIDHDDWDMHRGLGASTDTNAWIWKRANDLDRGLDVLRTELGDLWQRITVVTMSEFGRRVRENGDQGVDHGHGNVMFVAGGGINGGKVYGSIPTLSDANLVQGDVPITTDYREVLSELISARLLNRDGLATIFPGFTPGSPLGIA from the coding sequence ATGACCCGCCCAGACCCCTTCTCGCCGCTGCTGCACGAGGACCTCGTCACCCCGATGCACCACCACGACGAGTCCCGCAACCACCTCCTCGTCCGGACGCCGGACGGACCCCGGGTCATGAGCCCGCAGGCCGCCGCGGCCCACGTCGCCCGGGTCCGCCCGGAGCCCGACGCCGACGAGATCGCGGATCGGTGCGGCTGGCGCGGCCCGGTGCGACGCCGCACGGTGCTGCAGGGCGCCGCCCTCGGCGTCGGCGCCCTGCTCGCCGAGTCCGCTGCGCCGCGCTACGCCTTCGGGGCCACGGCGACCTCCCGCGACCTGCTCGTCGTGATCTTCATGCGCGGGGGCGCCGACGGCCTGTCCCTGGTCCCGCCGCTGACGGACGCGCAGTACCTCGCCAACCGCCCGGGCATCGGCATCAGGCCGGAGGCGGCCCTCCCGCTCGACGCGCGGTACGGGCTCAACCCGGCCATGCCCAAGGCCAAGGCGATGTATGACGCCGGCCAGCTCGCCGTCGTGGTCGGGGCGGGCAACCCGGCCGTCACCCGCTCCCACTTCGAGGACATGAACGCGATGGAGTGGGCCGCCCCCGCGAACATGCGCTCCGGCTGGCTCGCGCGCCACCTGGCGACGACCGGGGGCCTGCAGGGGACGGTGCGGGCGATCACCCGCGGCAGCCAGGTGGCGATGTCCCTGTCGAGCCCCGACTTCGAGACCACCGCGATCGCCCAGCTGGCGTCCTTCGGTCTGCACCCGACCTACAGCACCGACGGGGTCACCGTCCCCCGCATCACCTCCATCATCGACGGGTTCTACCGACGGGCCGGGGGAGAGGCCGCTGCCACCGCGGCCGCCACGCTGGCCTCCGTGGCCCGCCTGTCGGACCTGCGCAGCGCCGCCGCCAACCGCCCCAAGGCCCCGGACGGTTACTCCTCCCCGTTCTTCGACGGCATGCGGGACATCGCGGCGGTGGCCAGGTCCGGACGCGGGCTCGAGGTGGCCTGCATCGACCACGACGACTGGGACATGCACCGCGGCCTGGGCGCCTCCACCGACACGAACGCGTGGATCTGGAAGCGCGCCAACGACCTCGACCGGGGTCTGGACGTGCTGCGCACCGAGCTCGGGGACCTGTGGCAGCGGATCACCGTCGTCACGATGAGTGAGTTCGGTCGCCGCGTCCGGGAGAACGGCGACCAGGGGGTCGACCACGGCCACGGCAACGTCATGTTCGTCGCCGGCGGGGGGATCAACGGAGGCAAGGTCTACGGCTCGATCCCCACCCTGTCCGACGCCAACCTGGTGCAGGGGGACGTGCCGATCACCACGGACTACCGCGAGGTATTGTCCGAACTGATCTCCGCACGACTGCTCAACCGGGACGGGCTGGCGACGATCTTCCCGGGGTTCACCCCGGGTTCACCGCTCGGCATCGCCTGA
- a CDS encoding DUF1800 family protein has product MAHAAAVRPLFTTRVLWENVVQLFGDLLYVPYRSKASSFVLEYDQFVLRRHAFGRYADLLHAAVTHPALLNLLDNDVSSKDNPNENLGREIIELYSVGVGSYTETDVRQSALILTGQSIDWNTFAPSYQSWAHHVGPVRVMGFSHANATPEGGPAVVRAYTDYLARHPATATRIARRIATRFVSDTPSASLVQALASTYLAADTAIVPVLRKLFNHPEFWSSVGAKWTRPFELVSGLTRAAKPTGYSFAQSITVNPFAMSNYFWQVAGTGHGPRAWPRVDGYPDVAAAWRTTGATLASWNLSHALTWGWGDGPMYPNQVDQTSGDTRPRWDLALGVKEGDNVLATARRITTDLTGYTWREEDVAAIASWLCSYGERPATSSDTLSYASVIGWLPEAVRLVFASPYAFLR; this is encoded by the coding sequence ATGGCTCACGCAGCCGCCGTCCGCCCCCTGTTCACCACACGGGTGCTCTGGGAGAACGTCGTGCAGCTGTTCGGCGACCTGCTCTACGTCCCCTACCGCAGCAAGGCGAGCTCCTTCGTGCTGGAGTACGACCAGTTCGTCCTGCGCCGACATGCCTTCGGGCGCTACGCCGACCTGCTGCACGCCGCGGTGACGCATCCCGCCTTGCTCAACCTGTTGGACAACGACGTGAGCTCGAAGGACAACCCCAACGAGAACCTGGGTCGCGAGATCATCGAGCTGTACTCCGTCGGGGTGGGGAGCTACACCGAGACGGACGTGCGACAGTCCGCCCTCATCCTCACCGGCCAGTCCATCGACTGGAACACCTTCGCTCCGTCTTATCAGTCCTGGGCGCACCACGTCGGTCCAGTGAGAGTGATGGGCTTCAGCCACGCCAACGCCACCCCCGAGGGCGGACCGGCGGTGGTCCGCGCCTACACCGACTACCTGGCCCGGCACCCCGCGACGGCCACCCGGATCGCCCGACGGATCGCCACGAGGTTCGTCTCCGACACCCCCTCCGCATCGTTGGTCCAGGCGTTGGCCTCGACCTACCTCGCGGCCGACACGGCCATCGTTCCGGTCCTGCGCAAGCTCTTCAACCACCCGGAGTTCTGGAGCTCTGTGGGAGCCAAGTGGACTCGGCCGTTCGAGCTCGTCTCGGGCTTGACCCGCGCCGCCAAGCCCACGGGGTACTCGTTCGCCCAATCCATCACGGTCAACCCCTTCGCCATGAGTAACTACTTCTGGCAGGTGGCCGGCACCGGGCATGGGCCGCGTGCGTGGCCCCGGGTGGACGGCTATCCCGACGTCGCCGCCGCGTGGCGCACCACGGGCGCCACCCTGGCCTCGTGGAACCTCAGCCACGCCCTGACCTGGGGCTGGGGCGACGGGCCGATGTACCCGAACCAGGTGGACCAGACCAGCGGTGACACCCGCCCCCGATGGGATCTGGCACTGGGGGTCAAGGAAGGCGACAACGTCCTGGCCACCGCTCGTCGCATCACCACCGACCTGACGGGCTACACCTGGCGCGAGGAGGACGTGGCAGCTATCGCGTCATGGCTCTGCAGCTACGGCGAGAGGCCCGCCACGAGCTCCGACACGCTCTCCTACGCCTCCGTGATCGGGTGGTTGCCGGAGGCCGTGCGCCTCGTCTTCGCCAGTCCCTACGCCTTCCTGCGCTGA
- a CDS encoding DUF1206 domain-containing protein: protein MDNGRSRVVKAGDGDLEDRVEGIAQQAGDHPVLELAARVGYAVNGLLHLVIAWICLQLAMLKPTGQADQSGAFATLASSTPGLIALWLGVVGFGGLALWQLTEVLVPGVYAEWKDRAKDAAKAVVFAVLAFSCFGFARGHGSSGARTTQDLTRTLMGGFGGRFFVALVGLTILGVGVYHVAKGIRKKFLRDLADDPGPVAVRAGQIGYPTRGVALMVVGLLFVLGALNNSVAKANGLDAAFKFVLEQPFGRVLMVLMTLGFAAFGVYLFFRARHARV, encoded by the coding sequence ATGGACAACGGACGTTCGCGCGTGGTCAAGGCCGGTGACGGTGACCTGGAGGACCGGGTCGAGGGGATCGCCCAGCAGGCGGGGGACCACCCGGTCCTGGAGCTGGCTGCGCGGGTCGGGTATGCCGTCAACGGGCTGCTTCACCTGGTCATCGCCTGGATCTGCCTGCAGCTCGCCATGCTCAAGCCCACCGGCCAGGCAGACCAGTCCGGCGCCTTCGCCACGCTCGCCTCGTCCACCCCGGGCCTGATCGCCCTGTGGCTCGGCGTCGTCGGCTTCGGCGGCCTGGCGCTGTGGCAGCTCACCGAGGTGCTGGTTCCCGGCGTGTATGCCGAGTGGAAGGACCGGGCCAAGGACGCCGCCAAGGCCGTCGTCTTCGCCGTCCTGGCGTTCTCGTGCTTCGGCTTCGCGCGTGGACACGGCTCGTCCGGTGCCCGCACGACGCAGGACCTGACTCGCACGCTCATGGGGGGCTTCGGCGGGCGCTTCTTCGTGGCCCTGGTGGGCCTGACGATCCTCGGGGTCGGGGTCTACCACGTCGCCAAGGGAATCAGGAAGAAGTTCCTGCGCGACCTGGCCGACGACCCGGGCCCGGTCGCGGTGCGCGCCGGACAGATCGGCTACCCGACCCGCGGGGTGGCGCTCATGGTCGTGGGTCTGCTCTTCGTGCTCGGGGCGCTGAACAACTCGGTCGCCAAGGCCAACGGGCTGGACGCGGCCTTCAAGTTCGTGCTGGAGCAGCCCTTCGGGCGGGTCCTGATGGTGCTGATGACCCTCGGCTTCGCGGCCTTCGGGGTGTATCTCTTCTTCCGTGCGCGGCACGCCCGCGTCTGA
- a CDS encoding transporter substrate-binding domain-containing protein, with amino-acid sequence MTSSGVRRRAAALVALGAIASVLGGCAQPEPSVGVSYDRPGLGIRAAYDLSGFDYVLARDLMARLGHPGPKDLAYVAVPERRVTPQSTDLPYDVLVAAYPATPALRARADLVGPYLRGHQEVAVRASDRDTVTPASLSGRTVCAVLGSELGRTSPKTFPGAHITYRETVSTCLTELRHGQVDAVTDEGLALRGYVANAPFSGAVKVVDLRLPSIDYYIAVSRRIPGLCGSIRDALRSAVRDGSWSRVYAEQLVRTGVVGSVPAPPATITGCSS; translated from the coding sequence ATGACGAGCAGCGGGGTACGCCGGCGGGCGGCGGCGCTCGTGGCGCTGGGTGCGATCGCGAGCGTGCTCGGCGGGTGCGCCCAGCCGGAGCCGTCGGTGGGTGTGTCCTACGACCGTCCCGGCCTGGGGATCCGGGCGGCCTACGACCTGTCCGGCTTCGACTACGTCCTGGCCCGCGATCTCATGGCCCGCCTCGGGCACCCCGGCCCCAAGGACCTGGCCTACGTCGCGGTGCCGGAGCGGAGGGTGACCCCGCAGTCCACGGATCTGCCCTACGACGTCCTCGTCGCGGCCTATCCCGCGACCCCCGCCCTGCGTGCCCGCGCCGACCTCGTCGGGCCCTACCTGCGCGGGCACCAGGAGGTCGCGGTGCGCGCCTCGGACCGCGACACCGTCACCCCGGCCTCCCTCTCGGGCCGCACGGTGTGCGCAGTCCTCGGCAGCGAGCTGGGCCGCACCTCCCCGAAGACCTTCCCCGGAGCGCACATCACCTACCGCGAGACGGTCTCCACCTGCCTGACCGAGCTGCGCCACGGCCAGGTCGACGCGGTCACCGACGAGGGCCTGGCCCTGCGCGGCTACGTCGCCAACGCCCCTTTCTCGGGAGCCGTCAAGGTCGTGGACCTGCGGCTGCCGTCGATCGACTACTACATCGCTGTCTCCCGGCGGATCCCCGGCCTGTGCGGCTCGATCCGGGACGCGCTGCGGTCCGCGGTGCGGGACGGGAGCTGGTCCCGGGTGTATGCCGAGCAGCTGGTGCGCACCGGCGTGGTCGGGAGCGTCCCCGCACCACCGGCGACGATCACCGGCTGCAGCAGCTGA